From Vibrio splendidus, a single genomic window includes:
- the apbC gene encoding iron-sulfur cluster carrier protein ApbC: protein MRNFTSKQDFCSWLNEFESPILIPEWALHQNIVSVDPRGSFVITLPFAANQLAVELEQWINSQIEQQLVSTFQFEVKVKPSALETTVATPLKGVKNIIAVTSAKGGVGKSTTSVNLALALSKSGSKVGLLDADIYGPSVPMMLGQLDAKPEVQNNKWMMPIEAHGIFTHSIGYLVSKDDAAIWRGPMAAKALGQLVNETVWPDLDYLVIDMPPGTGDIQLTLSQQIPVTGAVVVTTPQDLALADARKGVAMFDKVSVPVAGLVENMSYHICSHCGEKEHIFGAGGAEAMSEEFFLDILAQIPLHIDVREDIDAGCPTVIRRPDSEHTRHYLELAENVAAKMFWTGKARPEAINFSMVD from the coding sequence ATGCGTAACTTTACTTCTAAGCAAGATTTCTGTTCATGGTTGAATGAGTTCGAGTCACCAATCCTCATCCCAGAGTGGGCGCTACACCAAAATATTGTATCGGTTGATCCTCGTGGGTCATTTGTCATTACCTTGCCTTTTGCAGCTAATCAGCTCGCGGTTGAATTGGAACAGTGGATCAACTCCCAGATTGAACAACAGCTTGTCAGCACTTTTCAGTTTGAAGTAAAAGTGAAGCCGTCTGCGCTAGAAACTACAGTCGCAACACCATTGAAAGGCGTTAAGAACATTATCGCCGTGACGTCGGCAAAGGGTGGGGTGGGTAAATCGACAACTTCGGTAAACCTTGCGCTTGCGTTATCTAAGTCAGGTTCAAAAGTGGGCTTGTTGGATGCGGATATCTATGGTCCATCTGTGCCTATGATGCTTGGTCAACTAGACGCAAAACCAGAAGTACAGAACAACAAATGGATGATGCCAATCGAGGCGCATGGCATTTTCACTCATTCTATTGGCTATCTTGTGTCGAAAGATGATGCTGCAATCTGGCGTGGCCCAATGGCAGCGAAGGCTTTAGGTCAGCTTGTTAACGAAACCGTATGGCCTGATTTAGATTACCTTGTTATCGATATGCCACCGGGCACAGGTGATATTCAGCTCACACTTTCACAGCAAATCCCAGTAACGGGCGCGGTAGTCGTGACGACACCTCAAGACTTGGCTTTAGCCGATGCACGTAAAGGTGTAGCGATGTTCGATAAAGTGAGCGTGCCAGTTGCAGGCTTAGTGGAAAACATGAGTTACCATATTTGTAGTCACTGTGGCGAAAAAGAGCATATCTTCGGTGCTGGTGGTGCAGAAGCCATGTCGGAAGAGTTCTTTCTCGATATTTTGGCGCAAATTCCACTGCATATTGATGTAAGGGAAGACATCGACGCGGGCTGCCCAACGGTTATACGCCGCCCGGACAGCGAACACACTCGTCATTACCTAGAATTGGCTGAAAATGTGGCTGCGAAAATGTTCTGGACGGGAAAAGCGAGACCGGAAGCGATCAACTTTTCTATGGTTGATTAG
- the metG gene encoding methionine--tRNA ligase produces the protein MATDPRQLLVTCALPYANGSIHLGHMLEHIQADIWVRYQRLRGNTVNFICADDAHGTPIMLKAQQMGITPEEMIAAVSEEHQKDFAGFDISFDNYHSTHSEENRELASHIYLELKKNGFISSRTISQLFDPEKEMFLPDRFVKGTCPKCKSEDQYGDNCDNCGETYSPTELINPKSAVSGATPVMKDSEHFFFDLPQFESMLKEWTRSGSLQNETANKMQEWFESGLQQWDISRDAPYFGFEIPGEKDKFFYVWLDAPVGYMASFKNLCDKRDDLNFDEYWKKDSTTELYHFIGKDIVYFHSLFWPAMLEGSGFRKPNNVFVHGYVTVNGAKMSKSKGTFIKASTYLNHLDPECLRYYYAAKLNSRIDDLDLNLEDFTQRVNADVVNKIVNLASRNAGFITKRFEGKLSAEFAEPELYNEFVAAAERIGQLYETREFSRAIREVTALADKANQYIDEKAPWVLAKEEGKEKELQEVSSVGINLFRVLMAYLKPVMPELAARTEAFLNEELTWEAIATPLTDHEITKFKALFSRIDPKKVEAMIESSKEDAAAEAAAKEKAEAEKEQASQTELDKEPIADEIEFDAFAAVDMRIARIISCEEVPKANKLLKFQLDIGGETRQVFSGIKSAYKPEELEGKLTVMVANLKPRKMKFGMSEGMILAAGPGGSDLWILEPHEGAQPGMRVM, from the coding sequence ATGGCAACTGATCCAAGACAACTTTTGGTAACTTGTGCGCTTCCGTACGCTAACGGCTCTATTCACCTTGGCCATATGCTTGAGCATATCCAAGCTGATATCTGGGTTCGATACCAGCGTCTACGTGGCAACACTGTAAACTTCATCTGTGCTGACGATGCTCACGGCACGCCAATTATGCTTAAAGCTCAACAGATGGGTATCACGCCAGAAGAGATGATCGCTGCTGTTAGTGAAGAGCACCAAAAAGACTTCGCTGGCTTTGATATCAGTTTTGATAACTACCACAGCACACATAGCGAAGAGAACCGTGAACTGGCTTCTCACATCTATCTAGAACTTAAAAAGAACGGCTTCATTTCTAGCCGTACTATTTCTCAGCTTTTCGATCCTGAGAAAGAGATGTTCTTACCAGACCGCTTCGTAAAAGGTACTTGCCCTAAGTGTAAGTCAGAAGACCAGTATGGTGATAACTGTGATAACTGTGGTGAGACATACAGCCCAACTGAGCTAATTAACCCTAAATCAGCGGTTTCTGGCGCAACTCCAGTAATGAAAGATTCTGAGCACTTCTTCTTCGACCTACCTCAGTTCGAAAGCATGCTTAAAGAGTGGACTCGTTCTGGCTCTCTACAGAATGAAACTGCAAACAAAATGCAGGAATGGTTTGAGTCTGGCCTGCAACAGTGGGATATCTCACGTGATGCGCCTTACTTCGGCTTCGAAATCCCAGGCGAAAAAGACAAGTTCTTCTACGTATGGCTAGATGCGCCAGTTGGCTACATGGCTTCTTTCAAGAACCTATGTGACAAGCGTGACGATCTAAACTTCGACGAGTACTGGAAGAAAGATAGCACAACTGAGCTTTACCACTTCATCGGTAAAGACATTGTGTACTTCCACTCCCTATTCTGGCCTGCAATGCTAGAAGGTTCTGGCTTCCGCAAGCCAAACAACGTATTCGTACACGGCTACGTAACCGTGAACGGCGCTAAGATGTCTAAGTCGAAAGGCACATTCATCAAAGCAAGCACGTACCTAAATCACCTAGACCCTGAGTGTCTACGTTACTACTACGCTGCTAAGCTAAACAGCCGTATCGACGATCTTGACCTTAACCTTGAAGACTTCACTCAACGTGTAAACGCTGACGTAGTAAACAAGATTGTTAACTTGGCTTCTCGTAACGCAGGCTTCATCACTAAGCGTTTCGAAGGCAAGCTTTCTGCTGAATTTGCAGAACCAGAACTTTACAACGAATTCGTAGCAGCGGCTGAGCGTATCGGTCAACTTTACGAAACTCGTGAGTTTAGCCGCGCTATTCGTGAAGTAACTGCACTAGCAGACAAAGCTAACCAATACATCGACGAAAAAGCACCTTGGGTTCTTGCAAAAGAAGAAGGTAAAGAGAAAGAACTTCAAGAAGTCTCTTCTGTAGGTATTAACCTATTCCGCGTACTCATGGCTTACCTGAAACCAGTTATGCCAGAACTTGCGGCTCGCACTGAGGCTTTCCTAAACGAAGAGCTAACGTGGGAAGCGATTGCTACACCGCTAACTGATCACGAAATCACTAAGTTCAAAGCGCTGTTTAGCCGTATTGATCCGAAGAAAGTGGAAGCAATGATCGAGTCTTCTAAAGAAGATGCAGCCGCAGAAGCAGCTGCGAAAGAAAAAGCAGAAGCTGAAAAAGAGCAAGCAAGCCAAACTGAGCTAGACAAAGAGCCAATCGCAGACGAGATTGAGTTCGATGCCTTTGCAGCAGTCGATATGCGTATTGCTCGTATTATCTCATGTGAAGAAGTACCAAAAGCGAACAAACTACTGAAGTTCCAACTGGACATCGGTGGTGAAACTCGCCAAGTATTCTCTGGCATCAAGTCAGCATACAAACCTGAAGAGCTAGAAGGTAAGCTAACCGTAATGGTCGCAAACCTAAAACCGCGTAAGATGAAGTTTGGTATGTCTGAAGGCATGATCCTAGCCGCGGGCCCTGGTGGCAGCGACCTGTGGATCCTTGAGCCACACGAAGGTGCTCAACCTGGTATGCGTGTAATGTAA
- a CDS encoding DUF1456 family protein → MTNNEILRRIQHALNLKNAQIIKAIEQADMTVAHDQVINWLKEDNDKSCSTMKDKELAVFLNGFINLKRGKKEGVQPKPEVALTNNMIFMKLRIALNMKAEDVLDILEVVGISLSKYEIGAYFRKPENKNYKVCEDQLLCDFLNGVQFTNRPDSEEFAG, encoded by the coding sequence GTGACTAACAACGAAATCTTGCGTCGTATTCAACACGCGCTAAACCTTAAAAATGCACAGATCATTAAAGCTATCGAGCAAGCTGATATGACCGTTGCTCATGACCAAGTGATCAACTGGCTAAAAGAAGACAACGACAAGTCATGCTCTACGATGAAAGATAAAGAGTTAGCGGTATTTCTAAATGGTTTTATCAACCTTAAGCGTGGCAAAAAAGAGGGTGTTCAGCCTAAACCTGAAGTTGCTCTGACTAACAACATGATTTTCATGAAGCTACGTATTGCGTTGAACATGAAAGCAGAAGATGTGTTAGATATATTAGAAGTGGTAGGCATCAGCCTAAGTAAGTACGAAATTGGTGCCTACTTCCGTAAGCCAGAGAATAAGAACTACAAAGTATGTGAAGACCAACTACTTTGCGATTTTCTAAATGGCGTGCAATTTACTAACCGTCCAGACTCAGAAGAGTTTGCAGGGTAA
- the fadR gene encoding fatty acid metabolism transcriptional regulator FadR, producing the protein MVIKAKSPAGFAEKYIIESIWNGRFAPGSILPAERELSELIGVTRTTLREVLQRLARDGWLTIQHGKPTKVNQFMETSGLHILDTLMTLDVDNASKMVEDLLAARTNISPIFMRYAFKANKEASERTITNVIESCEALLAAPTWDEFLESSPYADKIKQSVKEDAEKDETKRQTILVAKTFNFYDYMLFQRLAFHSGNQIYGLIFNGVRKLYDRVGSYYFSNPEARRLAMEFYKDLFVICESGERENLPLVIRNYGIASAQIWNEMKTTLPTNFTEDDS; encoded by the coding sequence ATGGTCATTAAGGCTAAAAGCCCGGCAGGATTTGCAGAAAAGTATATCATTGAAAGTATTTGGAATGGCCGTTTCGCTCCAGGTTCTATCTTGCCCGCAGAGCGTGAGCTTTCTGAGCTGATTGGTGTTACACGTACTACGCTTCGTGAAGTACTTCAGCGTCTTGCTCGTGATGGTTGGTTGACAATCCAACACGGTAAGCCAACTAAAGTTAACCAGTTTATGGAAACGTCAGGTCTTCATATTCTTGATACATTAATGACGTTGGATGTTGATAACGCAAGCAAAATGGTAGAAGACTTACTTGCTGCACGCACCAATATCAGCCCTATTTTTATGCGTTATGCATTTAAAGCAAATAAAGAAGCTTCTGAGCGTACGATTACTAATGTGATCGAATCCTGTGAAGCTTTACTTGCGGCACCGACATGGGATGAATTCCTAGAGTCTTCCCCGTACGCTGACAAGATCAAACAATCAGTGAAAGAAGACGCAGAAAAAGATGAAACGAAGCGTCAAACGATCTTAGTTGCTAAAACTTTTAACTTCTACGATTACATGCTTTTCCAACGTTTAGCATTCCATTCAGGTAACCAAATTTATGGCCTGATCTTCAACGGTGTTCGTAAATTGTACGACCGTGTTGGCAGCTACTACTTTTCTAACCCAGAAGCTCGTCGCTTAGCCATGGAGTTCTACAAAGATTTGTTTGTTATTTGTGAAAGTGGTGAGCGTGAAAACTTGCCACTTGTGATTCGTAACTACGGTATCGCAAGTGCACAGATTTGGAACGAGATGAAAACAACGTTACCAACAAACTTTACTGAAGACGACAGCTAA
- the nhaB gene encoding Na(+)/H(+) antiporter NhaB, which produces MPMSLGNAFIKNFLGKAPDWYKLAIISFLIINPFVFFLVDPFVAGWLLVVEFIFTLAMALKCYPLQPGGLLAIQAVAIGMTKPEMVYHELQANLPVLLLLVFMVAGIYFMKELLLFIFTKILLGIQSKILLSVAFCIAAAFLSAFLDALTVIAVVISVAVGFYSIYHKVASGKGTTSAHDHTHDEEISELTRDDLENYRAFLRSLLMHAGVGTALGGVMTMVGEPQNLVIAKQAGWEFGEFIIRMLPVTLPVFFCGILTCALVEKFKVFGYGAELPNNVRQILVEFDNKERANRTKQDVAKLWVQSAIAVWLIVGLALHVAEVGLIGLSVIILATAFTGVIEEHSMGKAFEEALPFTALLAVFFAVVAVIIDQSLFKPVIDAVLHVEDKGAQLALFYVANGILSMVSDNVFVGTVYINEVKTALVEGIITRDQFDLLAVAINTGTNLPSVATPNGQAAFLFLLTSALAPLIRLSYGRMVIMALPYTIVLALVGLAGIVFFVEPMTAWFYDAGWIIQRTGEVIAPVISGGH; this is translated from the coding sequence ATGCCGATGTCTCTCGGAAACGCTTTTATCAAGAACTTCCTTGGTAAGGCTCCTGATTGGTATAAACTTGCCATCATTTCCTTTTTAATCATCAACCCGTTTGTTTTCTTCCTAGTTGACCCATTTGTTGCGGGCTGGCTATTAGTGGTTGAGTTTATTTTCACTCTAGCTATGGCTCTAAAATGCTACCCTCTTCAACCGGGTGGTTTATTGGCAATTCAAGCGGTCGCCATTGGCATGACCAAACCCGAAATGGTTTATCATGAGCTACAAGCAAACCTTCCAGTTTTACTCTTATTAGTATTCATGGTTGCTGGCATCTATTTCATGAAAGAACTTCTTTTGTTCATTTTCACGAAGATCCTGCTTGGCATTCAATCCAAAATCCTACTCTCTGTCGCTTTCTGTATCGCAGCTGCTTTCTTGTCAGCATTCTTAGATGCTCTAACAGTAATCGCCGTTGTTATTAGCGTTGCGGTTGGCTTCTATTCTATCTACCACAAGGTTGCATCAGGTAAGGGCACAACGTCAGCGCACGATCATACACATGATGAAGAGATCTCTGAGCTTACACGTGATGATTTAGAAAACTACCGTGCTTTCCTACGTTCACTACTTATGCACGCTGGTGTGGGTACTGCACTCGGCGGTGTAATGACCATGGTAGGCGAGCCACAAAACTTAGTGATTGCTAAACAAGCAGGCTGGGAATTCGGGGAATTTATCATCCGTATGCTACCTGTAACACTGCCTGTTTTCTTCTGCGGTATTCTAACTTGTGCACTTGTAGAGAAATTCAAAGTATTTGGCTACGGTGCGGAGTTACCAAATAATGTTCGCCAAATCTTAGTTGAATTTGACAACAAAGAACGCGCAAATCGTACAAAACAAGACGTAGCAAAACTATGGGTTCAAAGTGCAATCGCAGTTTGGCTTATTGTCGGCCTTGCACTTCACGTCGCTGAAGTTGGTTTGATTGGTCTTTCAGTTATCATCCTAGCAACGGCGTTTACTGGCGTTATCGAAGAACACTCAATGGGTAAAGCCTTTGAAGAAGCACTGCCATTTACTGCACTTCTTGCCGTCTTTTTCGCTGTTGTTGCTGTAATCATCGACCAATCACTATTTAAACCAGTGATCGATGCAGTACTTCACGTTGAAGATAAAGGCGCACAGCTTGCACTATTCTATGTGGCCAACGGTATTTTATCGATGGTGTCAGATAACGTGTTCGTAGGTACGGTATACATCAACGAAGTGAAAACAGCACTGGTTGAAGGCATCATTACTCGTGATCAGTTCGACCTACTTGCTGTTGCTATCAACACAGGTACGAACCTACCTTCAGTTGCTACGCCAAACGGCCAAGCTGCATTCCTATTCCTATTAACATCAGCACTTGCTCCGCTAATTCGACTATCTTATGGCCGCATGGTTATCATGGCTTTGCCATATACTATCGTACTGGCTCTTGTTGGCCTTGCTGGTATCGTGTTCTTTGTTGAGCCGATGACTGCTTGGTTCTACGATGCAGGTTGGATCATTCAGCGTACTGGTGAGGTTATCGCTCCAGTTATCTCTGGTGGTCACTAA
- the dsbB gene encoding disulfide bond formation protein DsbB → MLKDFSKGRLSWLLLLAFIVFFEACALFFQHVMMLGPCVMCIYERVAMLAIGVAAMIGAIAPNNPISRWLGLAGWGFGAYKGLTLALEHVDYQFNPSPFATCDLFVTFPSWAPLNQWAPWMFEAYGDCSKVVWQFLELSMPQWLVIIFAGNLVAFGFVVISQFVKSKND, encoded by the coding sequence ATGCTCAAAGACTTCTCTAAGGGACGTTTATCTTGGCTTTTACTGCTGGCTTTTATTGTCTTTTTTGAGGCATGCGCTCTCTTCTTTCAACACGTGATGATGCTTGGCCCTTGTGTGATGTGCATCTATGAGCGCGTTGCTATGCTTGCTATCGGTGTCGCTGCAATGATTGGTGCTATTGCTCCGAATAACCCGATATCACGTTGGTTAGGCCTTGCTGGTTGGGGATTTGGCGCCTACAAAGGTTTGACGTTGGCTTTAGAGCACGTCGATTACCAGTTTAATCCGTCTCCTTTCGCAACCTGTGATTTATTCGTTACTTTCCCTAGCTGGGCACCTTTAAACCAATGGGCTCCGTGGATGTTTGAAGCTTACGGTGACTGTAGCAAGGTGGTATGGCAGTTCTTAGAGCTTTCAATGCCTCAATGGCTAGTGATTATCTTTGCGGGCAACTTGGTTGCTTTCGGTTTTGTGGTTATATCTCAATTTGTAAAATCGAAAAACGATTAA
- a CDS encoding YecA family protein: MTYQLLSLPESITDITPQFIEGSILASNLATKPLDPEEWLAIVAPETGKELVTIVTEQINRQHNLIQRSEYLLTDVLVDGDFNEQFADFAEGFMMVWPTVEEQWQSVTVADGTLRMLQALLTTLMLGIDEEQTQQQMVAAGLENPPALADLIDQIDLMISEVAMAADEAMLGNKSQSVNPFKDIGRNDPCPCESGKKFKQCCGKNS; the protein is encoded by the coding sequence ATGACATATCAATTATTAAGCCTACCGGAATCAATCACTGACATAACTCCACAGTTCATTGAAGGTTCAATCCTTGCTTCCAACTTAGCGACCAAACCACTCGATCCAGAAGAATGGTTAGCTATCGTTGCACCTGAAACAGGTAAAGAGCTTGTAACAATCGTGACGGAACAGATTAATCGCCAGCACAACCTGATTCAGCGTAGTGAATACTTACTGACAGACGTACTTGTTGATGGTGACTTTAACGAGCAATTCGCGGATTTCGCTGAAGGCTTTATGATGGTTTGGCCAACAGTGGAAGAGCAGTGGCAAAGTGTGACTGTCGCGGATGGTACTCTGCGTATGCTGCAAGCACTCCTAACAACCTTGATGCTTGGGATTGATGAAGAGCAAACTCAGCAACAAATGGTCGCGGCCGGGCTCGAGAATCCACCAGCGCTTGCCGATTTAATCGATCAGATAGATCTGATGATTTCAGAGGTTGCAATGGCGGCTGATGAGGCGATGCTGGGTAATAAGTCACAGAGTGTGAACCCATTTAAAGATATCGGTCGAAACGACCCTTGCCCATGTGAAAGCGGCAAAAAGTTTAAACAATGCTGTGGCAAAAACAGCTAA
- the dusC gene encoding tRNA dihydrouridine(16) synthase DusC — MRVILGPMEGVLDHLMREILTEINDYDLCVTEFVRVVDQLLPPHVFHRICPELHQGSQTMAGVPIHLQLLGQHPNWMAENAFQAASLGAKGIDLNFGCPAKAVNKSNGGASLLKEPELIYQVVNACREAVPAHIPVSAKIRLGWEHPEECFEIVDAIEQAKADELTVHARTKVGGYKASEIKWDYINQIREKTSLPLIANGEIWNYQDGQDCIETTGVDSLMVCRGAFNIPNLGNVVKHNHQKMPWDKVIALLLRYSEFQIKGDKGMYYPNRVKQWFVYLSKGYPEANELFKEIRTFKKAPPIVERLQRYQEEYHQPV, encoded by the coding sequence ATGCGAGTAATACTTGGCCCTATGGAGGGCGTACTAGACCACCTAATGCGTGAGATTCTTACAGAGATCAATGATTACGATCTCTGTGTGACAGAGTTTGTGCGCGTCGTTGATCAACTTCTTCCTCCGCATGTGTTCCACCGTATTTGCCCAGAATTACATCAAGGTTCTCAAACTATGGCAGGTGTGCCAATCCATCTGCAACTTCTAGGGCAACACCCGAATTGGATGGCCGAAAATGCTTTTCAAGCGGCAAGCTTAGGCGCTAAAGGCATTGATCTTAATTTTGGTTGCCCGGCAAAAGCGGTAAACAAAAGTAATGGCGGGGCTTCACTGCTAAAAGAGCCAGAGCTAATCTATCAAGTGGTGAACGCCTGTCGAGAAGCGGTACCAGCACATATTCCCGTATCCGCAAAAATCCGATTGGGTTGGGAGCATCCGGAAGAGTGCTTTGAAATTGTCGACGCTATCGAGCAAGCAAAAGCTGATGAACTCACCGTGCATGCAAGAACCAAAGTTGGCGGCTATAAAGCCAGTGAAATCAAATGGGATTACATCAATCAAATAAGAGAGAAAACCTCTCTGCCGTTGATTGCTAATGGGGAAATCTGGAACTACCAAGATGGTCAAGATTGCATAGAAACCACAGGTGTTGATTCATTGATGGTCTGCCGCGGCGCTTTTAATATTCCCAATCTTGGCAACGTTGTTAAGCACAACCACCAGAAAATGCCATGGGATAAAGTAATCGCACTTTTACTGCGCTATTCCGAGTTTCAAATTAAAGGGGATAAAGGCATGTACTACCCCAATAGAGTGAAACAATGGTTTGTCTATTTAAGTAAAGGCTACCCTGAAGCGAACGAACTATTTAAAGAAATTCGTACTTTCAAAAAAGCGCCACCCATTGTAGAGCGCCTTCAACGTTACCAAGAAGAATACCACCAACCTGTTTGA
- a CDS encoding GGDEF domain-containing protein, producing the protein MKVNRHFSLTFVFGFPAVIAAMLLGLIGKNHFDAVEKDISSEFNRIEDVFKGTTKVVTALDYSFSNYYKSGNPLFLDHNKQVVDGLCRIWPIDSLLLADGKTTDIPSVDIDYMLVGEESLCTETSGTYKSASEKIALAPILSFLSQLDEFHNGVHFIDKRGYVISSPEDFAKRLGKELLSTIKSRPYWQRTANNPDLLTLSGPAYRFDSLDRIISMTIPVFHQGVHQGMLSVDIDADRLLASSNEHLAGRIDIIDTTLANPIDTATFYHEIKLEGVASHHAMYYELDLASEVEHFFVYEKDSLIVAIIVYLFSVTIFFYVNSNIERGYFKELAAKDPMTGLLNRRGLEAFWRSVEHDQLFALTVFDIDDFKSINDTHGHDKGDDVICYMSRQISNSVRSSDVAARFGGEEFVVYMKGDDRETLIRTLERVKNAVCANSADIVPNGFTVSGGVCIVETEQNKLNFEEIFKYADEKLYVAKTTGKDRIVF; encoded by the coding sequence ATGAAAGTAAACAGGCACTTTAGCCTTACCTTTGTCTTCGGGTTTCCCGCAGTGATCGCCGCGATGCTACTTGGCCTAATAGGAAAGAACCACTTTGACGCGGTAGAAAAAGACATCAGCAGCGAATTCAACCGTATTGAAGACGTGTTCAAAGGAACCACTAAAGTTGTCACCGCCTTAGACTACAGTTTCTCAAATTACTACAAATCCGGTAATCCTCTTTTCCTCGACCACAACAAGCAAGTGGTTGATGGTCTTTGCCGTATTTGGCCTATCGATAGCCTGCTTCTTGCCGATGGCAAAACTACCGACATTCCTTCAGTTGATATTGATTATATGCTGGTCGGTGAAGAATCTTTGTGTACAGAAACCAGCGGTACTTATAAAAGTGCTTCCGAGAAAATAGCTCTAGCACCTATTCTTTCATTTCTCTCTCAACTTGATGAATTCCACAATGGTGTGCATTTTATTGATAAACGCGGATACGTTATTTCGTCACCGGAAGATTTTGCTAAAAGGTTAGGAAAGGAATTACTTTCGACCATCAAAAGCCGTCCATATTGGCAAAGAACTGCTAACAACCCAGATCTACTGACTTTATCTGGCCCTGCATATCGGTTTGATTCCCTTGACCGAATTATTAGTATGACGATTCCCGTGTTCCATCAAGGAGTGCACCAAGGGATGCTCTCAGTAGATATTGATGCTGACAGGTTACTCGCGAGCTCTAATGAGCATCTAGCGGGTCGGATCGATATTATTGATACGACTTTAGCTAACCCGATTGATACGGCCACGTTCTACCACGAGATTAAGCTAGAAGGGGTCGCGTCTCATCATGCGATGTACTACGAGTTGGATCTTGCTAGCGAAGTGGAGCACTTTTTCGTTTATGAAAAAGACAGCCTAATCGTCGCTATTATCGTGTACCTGTTCTCGGTTACGATTTTCTTTTATGTTAACTCCAATATTGAACGTGGTTACTTCAAAGAACTAGCAGCTAAAGACCCAATGACAGGGTTATTGAATCGACGAGGCTTAGAAGCGTTTTGGCGCAGCGTAGAGCACGATCAACTGTTTGCCTTAACGGTATTTGATATCGACGATTTTAAGTCAATTAATGATACTCATGGACACGATAAAGGTGATGATGTGATTTGTTATATGTCACGTCAAATTAGTAACAGTGTTCGAAGTAGTGATGTGGCAGCACGGTTTGGCGGAGAAGAGTTTGTCGTTTATATGAAAGGCGATGATCGTGAGACGCTGATAAGGACACTAGAACGTGTAAAAAATGCGGTCTGCGCTAACTCGGCCGACATTGTCCCTAATGGATTTACGGTATCTGGCGGTGTTTGTATTGTTGAAACAGAGCAAAACAAGCTTAACTTTGAAGAGATATTTAAATACGCCGATGAAAAACTGTACGTGGCTAAGACTACGGGTAAAGACCGGATCGTATTTTAG
- a CDS encoding ABC transporter substrate-binding protein: protein MSSVRKVLAAVLSCLLLLWTGNVVANVAKVSVSQVVDHPDLNATRLGLIEGLRVKGYEAGKNLEFSYEMANGSPAQAAKIARELVSENPHVLVGIATPTSQALVSATRSIPIVFTAVTDPIGARLVKQLDKPGRNVTGLSDLSPISQHVSLIKELLPQASSIGVVYNPAEANAVALVGLLKKSARDFGFTLHTEKALTIDDVESKTESIAKKSDVIYALTDNTVASGIEGLIEAANRTGTPVVAGATSYVGKGAIAGLGLDYYDVGVQTADYVAAILNGQKPGKLSVKTAQSSQLVVNLDAARELGVTLPQSVIERAIVSR from the coding sequence ATGAGTTCTGTAAGAAAGGTATTGGCAGCGGTTTTAAGCTGTTTGCTGTTGCTATGGACTGGCAATGTAGTGGCGAACGTCGCCAAAGTGTCGGTTTCACAAGTTGTCGACCATCCAGATTTGAATGCGACACGCTTAGGACTCATCGAAGGGTTAAGAGTTAAAGGCTATGAAGCGGGTAAAAATTTAGAGTTCTCTTATGAAATGGCTAATGGCAGTCCGGCGCAAGCCGCAAAAATTGCCAGAGAGTTAGTCAGCGAAAACCCCCACGTATTAGTGGGTATCGCGACACCGACTTCGCAAGCTTTGGTTTCTGCGACTCGCTCAATACCGATTGTATTTACCGCGGTTACGGACCCTATTGGTGCAAGGCTTGTTAAGCAATTGGATAAACCGGGACGAAATGTCACGGGCCTTTCTGACTTATCACCTATTTCCCAGCACGTATCTCTGATTAAAGAGCTCCTTCCTCAGGCAAGCTCAATTGGGGTTGTTTATAATCCGGCAGAAGCAAATGCCGTCGCGTTAGTTGGGCTCTTAAAGAAGTCGGCACGAGACTTTGGTTTTACTCTGCACACTGAAAAAGCGCTAACCATCGATGATGTAGAATCAAAAACCGAATCCATTGCCAAGAAGTCTGATGTTATTTACGCACTGACAGATAACACTGTTGCAAGTGGTATAGAAGGGCTTATAGAAGCTGCGAACAGGACTGGAACGCCAGTGGTTGCCGGAGCGACGTCTTACGTGGGTAAGGGGGCGATAGCTGGCTTAGGTCTAGATTACTATGACGTTGGGGTGCAAACCGCCGATTATGTGGCTGCTATTCTGAACGGACAAAAACCGGGTAAGCTGAGTGTTAAAACTGCACAGAGTTCGCAACTGGTTGTGAATTTGGATGCTGCTCGTGAGCTTGGTGTCACATTGCCTCAGTCTGTGATTGAGCGTGCGATAGTTAGCCGTTGA